A genomic window from Levilactobacillus yonginensis includes:
- the nudC gene encoding NAD(+) diphosphatase — translation MFQDINPKVFDNHYDQRRAPIGTDYVVLYHNREAILHDGTLPRYQEVAAKWQLPETAYTYLFSVDQTAFYLVAGQVSEDAAYQYVETRRFTQLTPSWLAFAAATAAHLGWWYETNQFCGRCGHRMEQDSKERALRCPQCGQLIFPKISPAIIVGVTDGDSILMTKFLTGYNRYSLISGYAEIGETLEATIAREVHEEVGLSVHNIRYYGSQPWAPSESLLVGFFADLDQEKSIRLEHDELAKAQWFKREEIPHDDTARSLTWKMIEAFRNREV, via the coding sequence ATGTTTCAAGATATTAATCCTAAGGTTTTTGACAATCACTATGACCAACGTCGCGCTCCAATTGGGACGGATTATGTGGTCCTTTACCACAACCGCGAAGCCATTTTACACGACGGAACATTGCCTCGTTATCAGGAGGTGGCTGCCAAGTGGCAACTGCCCGAGACGGCGTACACGTACCTTTTCTCGGTAGACCAGACGGCGTTTTACCTAGTGGCCGGGCAGGTGTCAGAAGATGCAGCCTACCAGTATGTTGAAACGCGTCGGTTTACCCAATTGACGCCAAGTTGGTTGGCCTTCGCTGCTGCTACGGCTGCGCATCTGGGCTGGTGGTACGAGACCAATCAATTCTGTGGTCGCTGTGGTCACCGGATGGAACAGGACAGCAAGGAACGGGCCCTGCGTTGCCCCCAATGTGGCCAGTTGATTTTCCCTAAGATTTCGCCAGCCATTATCGTGGGTGTCACGGATGGTGATAGTATTTTAATGACCAAGTTCTTGACGGGGTATAACCGGTATTCACTGATTTCAGGCTATGCAGAGATTGGTGAAACACTAGAGGCAACGATTGCCCGTGAGGTCCACGAAGAGGTGGGACTATCCGTTCATAATATTCGCTACTATGGCAGTCAGCCATGGGCGCCTTCTGAGTCTCTGTTGGTGGGCTTCTTTGCTGATCTGGACCAAGAGAAGTCGATTCGATTAGAGCATGACGAATTAGCCAAGGCTCAGTGGTTCAAACGGGAAGAAATTCCGCATGACGACACGGCACGGAGTCTGACGTGGAAGATGATCGAAGCGTTTCGGAATCGTGAGGTTTAA
- a CDS encoding undecaprenyl-diphosphate phosphatase, translated as MLDIIKAVILGIIEGVTEFLPISSTGHLYLADEFIKLNESTAFINMFMVVIQLGAILAVLVLYFNKLNPWAPGKSSLQRHQTWALWLKVIVAVLPSIIVGLPLNDWMDAHLTNWQVIATTLIIYGILFIIIETYNRHQRPRFDDLNRLPMSMAVWIGLFQVLAMVPGTSRSGATILGGILLGTSRYVATEFSFFLAIPTMFGASSLKILKYFLHGNHFTSSQLIVLLTGVIVSFVVAFLSIKFLLRYIRNNDFKLFGWYRIILGIIVIGYFGFFR; from the coding sequence GTGTTAGATATCATTAAAGCTGTCATTCTCGGCATCATCGAAGGGGTCACCGAATTTCTACCAATTAGTTCCACCGGACATCTATACCTGGCAGATGAATTCATCAAACTCAACGAGTCCACTGCCTTCATCAATATGTTCATGGTGGTCATCCAGCTGGGCGCCATCCTGGCCGTCCTAGTCCTCTATTTTAACAAATTGAACCCTTGGGCTCCTGGTAAGAGCAGCTTGCAGCGCCATCAAACCTGGGCTCTGTGGTTAAAAGTTATTGTGGCCGTGTTGCCATCAATCATCGTGGGACTCCCCCTAAATGACTGGATGGACGCTCACCTGACCAACTGGCAGGTTATCGCCACAACTTTGATTATCTATGGGATTTTGTTCATTATCATCGAAACTTACAATCGACACCAACGTCCTCGCTTTGACGATCTCAACCGCCTGCCCATGAGCATGGCCGTCTGGATCGGTCTGTTTCAAGTTCTGGCCATGGTACCGGGAACCTCACGCTCCGGTGCAACCATTCTAGGGGGAATCCTGCTGGGAACCTCACGCTATGTGGCCACCGAATTTTCCTTCTTTCTGGCTATTCCCACGATGTTCGGTGCCTCTTCCTTAAAGATTCTAAAATACTTTCTGCACGGCAACCACTTTACCAGTAGTCAACTCATCGTACTCCTCACTGGCGTCATTGTTTCATTCGTGGTGGCCTTTTTATCGATCAAGTTTCTCTTGCGGTATATTCGGAATAATGATTTCAAATTATTTGGTTGGTATCGGATTATCTTGGGAATCATTGTCATTGGTTACTTTGGCTTTTTTCGGTAA